A region of Amyelois transitella isolate CPQ chromosome 11, ilAmyTran1.1, whole genome shotgun sequence DNA encodes the following proteins:
- the LOC106133386 gene encoding tektin-B1-like yields the protein MDASIPVFEKPLPRLTMPDWTRNIQRLQNEARLRRFESYELRQKANQLRNETAVTTRWDNYVNNELLRDRIHEIQSWREKQRFTRECVRDEIRALKEEKNSTELHLESLQIPLMVSSQCLSNRDQRVPPELTRDQLGEELKKELHIIENSKRNLTDICQMGWEKIKELTNVFCRLEREIQNKDDALDLEYHVKELDRNSSGISYKLNPTRIPPDTMSEESYVQCIENTIQIAQQLMAESKALREAMFKAREQARNQMYAQCQVVEMIMRRRVYDIQRARNEMEWQKYKLESGMQKLDTEIETLRAAVANKINPTKLVETRLETRTRRPVLERVNDKPMRGLIEEYERVHTSSNLLEKKLEDALKTYHGMYNHHQRVTKDLQYKNQALETDRRLIEIRKPLHGPEETQFKRNVGYCHMADELVPM from the exons atGGACGCGTCGATCCCTGTATTTGAGAAACCCCTTCCTCGTTTGACCATGCCTGATTGGACTAGAAATATCCAAAGGCTACAGAATGAAGCTAGACTCAGAAGATTCGAGTCTTACGAGTTGAGACAAAAAGCTAATCAGCTCCGAAATGAAACTGCGGTTACCACGCGATGGGACAATTATGTTAACAATGAATTGTTGAGAGATAG aattcaCGAAATCCAATCCTGGCGTGAGAAGCAGAGGTTTACCCGTGAATGTGTGAGAGATGAAATAAGAGCTCTGAAGGAGGAAAAAAACTCCACGGAATTACATTTGGAGTCACTGCAAATTCCTCTCATGGTATCGTCTCAGTGCCTCTCAAATCGCGACCAGAGAGTGCCGCCTGAATTGACCAGGGATCAGCTTGGGGAAGAACTTAAAAAG GAGCTCCACATAATAGAGAACAGCAAACGCAATCTAACAGATATATGCCAGATGGGATGGGAGAAAATAAAGGAATTGACGAACGTGTTCTGTAGACTGGAACGggaaatacaaaacaaagacGACGCCTTGGACTTGGAGTATCACGTGAAAGAACTGGATAGGAACAGCTCAGGGATATCCTATAAGTTGAATCCTACAAGAATTCCGCCTGA CACAATGTCTGAAGAAAGCTACGTGCAATGTATAGAAAACACGATACAAATTGCACAGCAGTTGATGGCTGAATCTAAAGCTCTCCGGGAGGCGATGTTCAAGGCTCGGGAACAGGCGCGAAATCAGATGTACGCGCAGTGTCAGGTTGTAGAGATGATAATGCGGAGAAGAGTTTACGACATACAGAGGGCAAGGAATGAAATGGAATGGCAGAAGTATAAG CTTGAATCCGGTATGCAGAAATTGGATACAGAAATAGAAACATTACGCGCCGCAGTCGCGAATAAAATCAATCCGACCAAACTAGTTGAGACGAGACTAGAGACCAGAACTAGGAGACCAGTGCTGGAGAGGGTTAAT GACAAACCAATGCGTGGACTGATTGAGGAATATGAAAGAGTACATACAAGCAGTAATCTATTGGAAAAAAAGCTGGAAGATGCGTT AAAAACCTACCACGGCATGTACAACCACCACCAGAGGGTAACAAAAGACTTGCAATACAAGAACCAGGCCTTGGAGACAGACAGGCGTTTGATTGAGATCCGCAAACCTCTACACGGGCCGGAAGAGACTCAGTTCAAGAGAAATGTCGGCTATTGTCATATGGCCGACGAACTTGTGCCTATGTAG
- the LOC106133408 gene encoding uncharacterized protein LOC106133408: MYDDRRGGRGSSRGGGRGGGRGGGRGGSRGGSRSEDRGGSRFGGGRGRDGGRGGGRDGGRGFGDRGGRDDFRGGKFKNDQPGGNLRKVRWDGITLTPFQKNFYVPHPNVQRRPPAEIEAYRSQHQITVKGRDVPAPSIYFEEGGFPDYAMKEILKQGFPNPTPIQAQGWPIALSGRDMVGIAQTGSGKTLAYILPAIVHIINQPRLLRDEGPIVLVLAPTRELAQQIQQVANDFGQSVQVRNTCIFGGAPKGPQGRCLERGVEIVIATPGRLIDFLEKGTTNLRRCTYLVLDEADRMLDMGFEPQIRKIIEQIRPDRQVLMWSATWPKEVQNLAEEFLDDYIQINIGSLSLSANHNILQIVDVCDEWEKNEKLITLLNEISSEEETKTIIFAETKRKVDDITKAINRAGYRALAIHGDKNQQDRDYVLNQFRQSQGGILVATDVAARGLDVEDVKFVINYDYPNNSEDYVHRIGRTGRSQKTGTAYTLFTPNNSAKAKDLMSVLQEANQVVNPKLLELAQCGMGFKGKYGRGRFRDRDEEPRGGRGRGRGSSRGGSRFGAGDRGSSRWDNSSNSYGDNQSSSYSRGDSFGNRQGGGGGYNRENNFRQDGDGYRGRGARGGARGARGFPPAHAPYAPAPAQGYDQAQSFNSPPPTSYYNMYAQPPPPPGNKFAAK; this comes from the exons AT GTACGACGATAGACGTGGTGGTCGTGGCTCCAGTCGAGGTGGTGGGCGTGGTGGGGGCCGCGGTGGTGGCCGGGGTGGATCTAGAGGAGGGTCCAGATCTGAAGATAGAGGCGGAAGCCGTTTCGGTGGCGGCCGCGGCAGAGACGGCGGTCGCGGTGGTGGCAGAGACGGCGGCCGTGGCTTCGGAGACCGAGGTGGCCGAGATGACTTCCGCGGTGgaaagtttaaaaatgatCAGCCTGGAGGAAACCTGCGGAAAGTCCGCTGGGACGGGATTACTCTGACGCCATTCCAGAAGAACTTTTACGTTCCTCATCCAAATGTTCAGAGACGTCCACCAGCAGAAATTGAGGCTTATCGCAGCCAGCATCAGATAACAGTGAAAGGGCGCGATGTGCCCGCGCCTAGTATATATTTTGAAGAGGGCGGGTTCCCAGATTATGCTATGAAGGAAATTTTAAAGCAAGGATTCCCAAATCCTACTCCTATTCAAGCCCAGGGTTGGCCTATAGCTCTGTCTGGGCGAGACATGGTAGGGATTGCTCAAACAGGGTCAGGAAAAACTTTGGCCTACATTCTGCCTGCAATAGTTCATATTATCAATCAGCCTAGGTTGTTGAGGGATGAAGGACCAATTGTTCTAGTTTTGGCTCCAACCAGAGAGCTTGCTCAGCAAATACAACag GTGGCCAATGATTTTGGTCAGAGTGTGCAAGTACGTAATACTTGCATCTTTGGTGGAGCCCCAAAAGGGCCCCAGGGTCGGTGCTTGGAGCGTGGAGTGGAGATTGTGATCGCTACTCCGGGTCGGCTCATTGACTTCTTGGAAAAAG GTACTACGAACCTCCGCCGCTGCACCTACTTAGTGTTGGATGAGGCTGACAGGATGTTGGACATGGGCTTCGAGCCTCAGATCAGGAAGATCATAGAGCAGATTCGACCAGACAGACAG GTTCTCATGTGGTCCGCAACTTGGCCCAAGGAGGTCCAGAACTTAGCTGAGGAGTTCCTGGATGACTACATCCAGATCAACATTGGCTCTCTATCACTGTCAGCGAACCACAACATTCTTCAAATTGTCGATGTTTGTGACGAGTGGGAGAAAAATGAGAAACTCATTACTCTGCTTAATGAGATCTCTTCAGAGGAGGAAACTAAAACTATTATATTTGCTGAAACCAAGAGGAAG GTTGATGATATTACAAAAGCTATAAATCGCGCGGGCTATCGCGCTCTCGCCATTCATGGCGATAAAAATCAACAAGACAGAGATTATGTACTGAATCAGTTCAGACAAAGCCAAGGCGGCATATTAGTCGCTACCGACGTTGCAGCTCGGGGACTTG ATGTGGAAGATGTGaagtttgtaataaattatgattatCCAAATAATTCTGAGGATTACGTACATCGTATTGGGCGTACCGGACGTTCGCAAAAAACTGGTACCGCATATACTCTCTTCACTCCTAATAATTCGGCCAAG gcAAAAGATTTGATGTCAGTACTGCAGGAGGCTAACCAAGTGGTAAATCCTAAATTGTTGGAATTAGCACAGTGTGGAATGGGATTCAAAGGAAAATATG GTCGCGGGCGTTTCCGCGATCGCGACGAGGAGCCccgcggcgggcgcgggcgcgggcgcggctcCTCTCGCGGCGGCTCCAGGTTCGGTGCCGGGGACAGGG GCTCCTCCCGATGGGACAATTCGAGCAACAGCTACGGAGACAACCAGAGCTCCAGCTACAGCCGCGGCGACAGCTTCGGGAACAGGCAAGGTGGAGGCGGCGGATACAATAGAGAGAATAA CTTCCGACAGGACGGCGACGGCTACCGCGGGCGCGGGGCCCGCGGCGGCGCCCGCGGCGCGCGCGGCTTCCCGCCCGCGCACGCGCCGTACGCGCCGGCGCCGGCGCAGGGCTACGACCAGGCGCAGAGCTTCAACAGCCCGCCTCCCACGAGCTACTACAACATGTACGCGCAGCCCCCGCCGCCACCCGGCAACAAATTCGCagccaaataa
- the LOC106133411 gene encoding ATP synthase subunit d, mitochondrial, which produces MAKRIATSSVNWSALAERVPAEQRGSLTAFKTKSDAYLRRVMANPPEPPKINWAQYKQVVPIPGMVDTFQKQYEALKIPYPADTQTSQVEAQWNEIKKQIESFIQASNANIAKYQKEINDTKALLPYDQMTMEDYRDAYPNEALDPINRPTFWPHTPEDQPENWKEDPNAPAAH; this is translated from the exons ATGGCGAAAAGAATCGCAACAAGTTCCGTAAACTGGTCTGCCTTGGCTGAAAGGGTCCCAGCCGAGCAGAGGGGCAGTCTAACAGCCTTCAAAACCAAGTCCGATGCATACCTGCGAAG GGTCATGGCGAACCCCCCCGAACCGCCTAAGATTAACTGGGCTCAGTATAAACAGGTGGTACCTATCCCTGGCATGGTAGACACCTTCCAGAAACAATACGAAGCATTGAAAATTCCCTACCCGGCAGACACCCAGACTTCTCAAGTGGAAGCGCAATGGAATGAAATCAAGAAGCAGATTGAGAGCTTCATCCAAGCATCAAATGCTAATATCGCAAA GTACCAAAAGGAAATCAATGACACCAAGGCTCTCCTACCGTACGACCAGATGACCATGGAGGATTACCGCGACGCTTACCCCAACGAAGCATTGGACCCGATCAACAGGCCTACCTTCTGGCCCCACACTCCGGAGGATCAGCCAGAGAATTGGAAAGAAGACCCCAATGCGCCTGCAGCCCACTAA